The Oreochromis niloticus isolate F11D_XX unplaced genomic scaffold, O_niloticus_UMD_NMBU tig00003596_pilon, whole genome shotgun sequence genome includes a region encoding these proteins:
- the LOC102079227 gene encoding integumentary mucin C.1, with amino-acid sequence MILRKSALCLQIEPAYKNTFPSSFVSLAVVSFRQGSVINTIALQFVNSSVPNDTEIKSVLISQASNVTGFDIERASITVSDTLIPTTTTVTPTTNTSTTSTTTATPTITTSAATTTTSTPTTTTAAPTTTTTTKAPTAPVQVFLFLQFLEPYVPDLTDPTSSVYQDRKRRVEDTCNRIYKPIFPFFIRAIVIRFSLVRVQTRVDGTEAVVELVFNQTAPNAQVPNNTTVVQTLKQAINSSSSNFSITIVPDTISVTSVPVNATTAAPTTANSTTAAPTASTTTIAVSTTTASSGECHKINPSTVFSLVLLLWLLSNQQ; translated from the exons ATGATTTTAAGGAAATCTGCTTTGTGTCTGCAGATTGAACCTGCTTACAAAAACACGTTCCCTTCTTCCTTTGTCTCCTTGGCCGTTGTGAGCTTCAG GCAGGGATCAGTCATCAACACCATAGCACTTCAGTTTGTAAACTCATCTGTTCCAAATGACACTGAGATTAAAAGTGTTTTGATCAGTCAAGCCTCAAACGTGACAGGCTTTGACATCGAAAGGGCCTCCATCACTGTCAGTGACACAT TGATCCCAACAACTACCACAGTTACCCCAACAACAAACACATCAACAACATCAACGACCACAGCAACTCCAACAATTACAACATCTGCTGCAACAACTACTACATCtactccaacaacaaccacagcagcTCCAACCACTACCACAACTACAAAAGCTCCAACTGCACCTGTCCAAGTTTTTCTGTTTCTACAGTTCCTTGAACCATATGTACCTGATCTCACAGACCCCACCAGCAGTGTATATCAAGATCGCAAAAGACGAGTTGAAGATACG TGTAATAGAATCTACAAACCAATATTTCCTTTCTTCATCCGTGCCATTGTGATTCGGTTCag TCTTGTTAGAGTTCAAACACGAGTGGATGGAACTGAGGCAGTGGTGGAGCTTGTATTCAATCAAACAGCGCCCAATGCACAAGTCCCAAATAATACTACTGTTGTTCAGACTTTGAAACAGGCTATTAACAGTTCCAGCAGCAATTTCAGCATCACCATAGTTCCTGACACAATATCAGTAACGTCTG ttcCCGTCAATGCCACGACTGCTGCACCAACTACTGCCAATTCCACTACTGCTGCACCTACAGCTTCCACAACTACAATTGCTGTATCTACAACTACAGCTTCAAGTGGAGAATGCCACAAGATTAATCCCAGCACTGTTTTCTCCCTGGTGCTCTTGCTATGGCTACTGTCAAACCAGCAATAG